The proteins below are encoded in one region of Labeo rohita strain BAU-BD-2019 chromosome 15, IGBB_LRoh.1.0, whole genome shotgun sequence:
- the LOC127177544 gene encoding olfactory receptor 52K1-like, producing the protein MNDLAVKNISFTDFRLNGFYSLGEWRPLLFIPFFLMFLLALTANSILIYLIKSQKSLHSPMYVLIGVMAVLDLILPVFFAPSMLLSFLFNWSGISLTACLIQMFGIHFVGALQSTLLLWMALDRYFAICKPLHYHKYMEIANFSKFVFLPLFRNGFLMVTMVSLAGKLSFCSNIIDHCLCEHMALVQLACGDTSINNIVGLLTAFIIPTTDFILVTISYVVIFSSVFRSGKAHLKAINTCITHLIVMTLSLTSALIAFMSYRIRSNVSSSNRIFMSIIYVLFPSCFNPIIYGWRTKEIRQTFHIFIKNGQI; encoded by the coding sequence ATGAATGATCttgctgtaaaaaatatttcattcacAGACTTCAGACTGAATGGTTTCTACAGCCTGGGAGAATGGAGGCCTCTTTTATTTATCCCTTTCTTTCTGATGTTTTTACTGGCATTAACAGCAAATTCTATTCTCATATATCTAATCAAATCTCAAAAGTCTCTGCATTCTCCTATGTATGTACTAATAGGTGTTATGGCAGTTTTAGACTTGATCTTGCCAGTATTTTTTGCACCTAGCATGCTtctaagctttttatttaattggaGTGGGATATCTCTGACTGCATGTTTGATACAAATGTTTGGCATTCATTTTGTTGGAGCACTTCAATCTACTTTACTTTTGTGGATGGCACTGGATCGCTACTTTGCGATATGCAAACCTCTTCATTATCATAAATACATGGAAATTGCTAACTTTTCCAAATTTGTTTTTCTGCCATTATTCAGAAATGGATTTCTGATGGTCACCATGGTCTCTTTAGCAGGAAAGCTTTCATTTTGTAGCAATATTATTGATCACTGCTTATGTGAGCACATGGCATTGGTTCAGTTAGCATGTGGTGATACATCAATTAATAACATTGTTGGACTTCTGACTGCTTTCATTATCCCAACTACTGATTTTATTCTCGTTACTATTTCTTATGTTGTGATTTTTTCCTCTGTGTTTAGATCTGGTAAGGCTCATTTAAAGGCCATAAATACCTGCATTACTCACCTCATTGTTATGACACTTAGTTTGACTTCTGCCTTGATTGCATTTATGTCCTACAGAATAAGGAGTAATGTTTCATCTAGCAACCGTATATTTATGAGCATAATATATGTTCTGTTTCCAAGTTGTTTTAACCCAATAATCTATGGATGGAGAACAAAAGAAATAAGACAaacttttcatatatttataaaaaatggacaaatt